A genomic window from Streptomyces sp. NBC_01429 includes:
- a CDS encoding response regulator transcription factor: MRVLVAEDEEVLAELVATGLRRAGFAVDTVYSGDAALAYLGLHDYDVVVLDRDLPRVHGDDVARKLVAESSRTRILMLTASASMEERVEGLDLGADDYMGKPFDFPELVSRVRALRRRSARPVPPQLERLGVRLDSVRRVAWRDGVELDLSPKEFSVLQILLEADGAPVSAEELLERAWDAHADPFTGAVRVCLSKLRAKLGDPALIRTVQGAGYAL; encoded by the coding sequence ATGCGGGTACTGGTCGCCGAGGACGAAGAGGTCCTGGCAGAGCTGGTGGCCACCGGGCTGCGCAGAGCCGGATTCGCCGTCGACACCGTGTACAGCGGCGACGCCGCCCTCGCCTACCTGGGACTGCACGACTACGACGTCGTCGTCCTCGACCGCGATCTGCCCCGCGTCCACGGCGACGACGTCGCCCGCAAGCTGGTCGCCGAGTCCTCCCGTACGCGCATCCTGATGCTCACCGCGTCCGCCTCCATGGAGGAGCGCGTCGAGGGGCTCGACCTGGGCGCCGACGACTACATGGGCAAGCCCTTCGACTTCCCCGAGCTGGTCTCCCGGGTGCGCGCCCTGCGCCGGCGCAGCGCCAGGCCCGTACCGCCGCAGCTGGAGCGGCTCGGGGTGCGGCTCGACTCCGTACGGCGGGTGGCCTGGCGGGACGGCGTGGAGCTGGACCTGTCGCCCAAGGAGTTCTCCGTGCTCCAGATCCTGCTGGAGGCGGACGGCGCGCCCGTCTCGGCCGAGGAGCTGCTGGAACGGGCCTGGGACGCGCACGCCGACCCGTTCACCGGCGCCGTCCGGGTGTGCCTGAGCAAACTGCGCGCCAAGCTCGGCGACCCGGCCCTGATCCGCACGGTGCAGGGCGCCGGGTACGCGCTGTGA